Proteins encoded by one window of Astatotilapia calliptera chromosome 13, fAstCal1.2, whole genome shotgun sequence:
- the LOC113035144 gene encoding protein NLRC3-like, whose protein sequence is MRLEDNITMFVKNELKKIQKLLSPDHPETLKSQMEDEETFEGEDEDERKSCREAFLKITLQFLRRLKQHEMADHLQSKIFAPLCKRELKAQLKKKFQCVFEGIAKAGSPTLLNQIYTELYITEGGTAEVNEEHEVRQIETASRKPDRPETTIRQEDIFKASPGRGEPIRTVLTKGVAGIGKTVLTQKYSLDWAEDKANQDIQFIFPFTFRELNVLKEEKFSLVELVHHFFNQTNESGICRLEDFQVVFILDGLDECRLPLDFHKTTILTDPRKSTSVDELLTNLIRGKLLPSARLWITTRPAAANQIPPQCVDMVTEVRGFTDPQKEEYFRKRFRDEEQASRIISHIKKARSLHIMCHIPVFCWITATVLEDVLETREGGQLPNTLTEMYIHFLVVQAKVKRIKYDGGDETDPHWSPESRKMIESLGKLAFDQLQKGNLIFYESDLTECGIDIRAASVYSGVFTQIFKEEKQLYQNKVFCFVHLSVQEFLAALHVHLTFINSGLNLLEEQQTTWKVFQTRKSSEKYFYQCAVDKALQSPNGHLDLFLRFLLGLKTNQTRLQGLMTQTGSSSQTNQEAVQYIKKKLSENLSAEKSINLFHCLNELNDRSLLEEIQQSLSSGRLSTDKLSPAQWSVLVFILLSSEKDLDVFDLKKYFASEEALLRLLPVVKASKKVL, encoded by the exons ATG CGGCTGGAGGACAACATCACCATGTTTGTGAAGaacgagctgaagaagatccagaagCTTCTGAGTCCAGATCACCCAGAAACCTTAAAGAGCCAGATGGAGGATGAGGAGACGTTTGAaggtgaggatgaagatgaaagaaagagCTGCAGAGAAGCATTTCTGAAGATCACACTCCAATTCTTGAGGAGACTTAAGCAGCATGAGATGGCTGACCATCTGCAGAGCA AAATATTTGCTCCACTCTGTAAACGTGAACTTAAAGCCcaactgaagaagaagttccagtgtgtgtttgagggcatcgctaaagcaggaagcccaaccctcctgaatcagatctacacagagctctacatcacagagggagggactgcagaggtcaatgaggaacatgaggtcagacagattgaaacagcatccaggaaaccagacagaccagaaacaacaatcagacaagaagacatctttaaagcctcacctggaagaggtgaaccaatcagaacagtgctgacaaagggagtggctggcattgggaaaacagtcttaacacagaaatacagcctggactgggctgaagacaaagccaaccaggacatccagttcatatttccattcactttcagagagctgaatgtgctgaaagaggaaaagttcagcttggtggaacttgttcatcacttctttaatCAAACTAACGAATCAGGAATCTGCAGgcttgaagacttccaggttgtgttcatacttgatggtctggatgagtgtcgacttcctctggacttccacaaaactacaatcttaactgaccctagaaagtccacctcagtggatgagctgctgacaaacctcatcagggggaaactgcttccctctgctcgcctTTGGATAAcaacacgacctgcagcagccaatcagatccctcctcaGTGTGTCgacatggtgacagaggtcagagggttcactgacccacagaaggaggagtacttcaggaagagattcagagatgaggagcaggccagcaggatcatctcGCACATCAAGAAAGctcgaagcctccacatcatgtgtcacatcccagtcttctgctggatcactgctacagttctggaggatgtgctggaaaccagagagggaggacagctgcccaacaccctgactgagatgtacatccacttcctggtggttcaggccaaagtcAAGAGGATCAAATATGATGGAGGAGatgagacagatccacactggagtccagagagcaggaagatgattgagtctctgggaaaactggcttttgatcagctgcagaaaggaaacctgatcttctatgaatcagacctgacagagtgtggcatcgatatcagagcagcctcagtgtactcaggagtgttcacacagatctttaaagaggagaaacAACTGTACCAgaacaaggtgttctgctttgttcatctcagtgttcaggagtttctggctgctcttcatgtccacctgaccttcatcaactctggactcaatctgctggaagagcaacaaacaacttggAAGGTGTTTCAAACAAGAAAATCTTCAGAGAAATACTTCTACCAGTGTGCTGTGGACAAGGCCTTACAGAGCCccaatggacacctggacttgttccttcGTTTTCTCTTGGGTCTGAAGACTAATCAAACTCGTTTGCAAGGCCTgatgacacagacaggaagtagctcacagaccaatcaAGAAGCAGTTCAgtacatcaagaagaagctcagtgagaatctgtctgcagagaaaagcatcaatctgtttcactgtctgaatgaactgaatgatcgttctctgttggaggagatccaacagtccctgagtTCAGGACGTCTCTCCACAgataaactgtctcctgctcagtggtcagttctggtcttcatcttactgtcatcagaaaaagatctggatgtgtttgacctgaagaaatactttgcttcagaggaggctcttctgaggctgctgccagtggtcaaagcctctAAAAAAGTTCTGtaa